Within the Bacillus sp. FSL K6-3431 genome, the region TGTAGAACGAATGACGGAAATCATCGAAATGGCAATACAAATTGTCGACAGTAGAGGAGTGGAAACAAGATGAGTGAAGAATGGATTGCGGGGAAAAACCCAGTAATTGAAGCATTGAAATCGGAACGAGATATGAATAAAATTTGGATTTCAGAGGGATCGCAGAAGGGGCAAATGCAAGTGATTATCAAGCTTGCTAAAGAGCGGAAAGTCCTCGTTCAATTTGTACCGAAACAAAAAATCGATCAGATGAGTAAGGAAAATCACCAAGGGGTTATTGCGCAGGTTGCTGCTTATGAATATGCGGAAATAGATGATTTATTTAAAAGAGCTGCTGAGAAGGGAGAGGATCCTTTTTTTCTTATATTAGATGAGTTAGAGGACCCTCATAATCTTGGATCTATTTTAAGATCAGCTGATGCAGCAGGTGTTCATGGCATAATTATACCTAAGCGTCGAGCTGTAGGACTTACTGCAACGGTTGCTAAACTGTCGACAGGTGCGATTGAGTACGTACCTGTTGCTAGGGTGACTAATATTGCGAGAACGATTGATGATATAAAAGAGCGTGGAGTATGGGTGTTTGGTACAGATGCAAAGGAAAGTCAGGACTATCGAACGATGGACAGTACTCTTCCGCTAGCAATCGTAATTGGCAGTGAAGGAAAGGGGATAGGTCGTTTAATAAGAGATAAATGCGATTTCCGTATTCATTTGCCGATGGCAGGGCATGTGACATCACTAAATGCTTCAGTTGCCGCCGCATTGCTTATGTATGAGGTACATCGTAAACGCCACCCGTTAGAGGGTTAATATGAATATCCTTTTAGTTGATGGTTATAACATCATCGGTGCATGGCCTGAGCTTGTCAGTTTGAAAAATAAAGATCTTTCTGCTGCTCGTGACCGATTAATTGAAATCATGGGTGAATATCAAGGTTATACTGGATTTAAAGTAATTATTATTTTTGATGCCTATGAAGTAAGAGGGCTCGAGAAAAGGTATAGTAATTACAAAGTAGAAGTGATTTTTACTAAGGTAGAAGAAACTGCAGACGAACGGATCGAAAAATTGGCGATCGAGCTGAATAATATTAGAACACAAGTTTACGTTGCTACATCTGATTTCACAGAGCAATGGGCAATATTTGGACAAGGTGCGCTGAGAATATCAGCGCGCGAATTGTTAATTGAAGTGGAAAATGTAGAGCGGAAAATAATCGGTCGTGTCGTAAAAACAAGGGAAAATGCACCGACAGTTAAAATTCCATTAAGTAAAGAAGTTGCCGAAACTTTTGAAAAATGGCGACGTGGACAAAAATGAGTAGTTGACGCTTGAAAATTCTGTCATGTATAATGAACTTTATCTATTGCTTGTAAGGGCGGGGATTACAGTGATCTCGAATATCAAATTAGAGGATGACATTAGGTACGAATTAGTCGAAGATGAAAAGCTAGTTGAACTGGTCCATGAAGGGGAAAGCGATGCACTAGATTATCTCATTAAAAAATATCGTAATTTTGTCAGAGCTAAAGCCCGATCATACTTTTTGATCGGTGCAGATAGAGAAGATATTGTACAAGAAGGCATGATTGGACTTTATAAAGCAATTCGTGACTATAAAGGAGACAAGCTTGCTTCGTTTAAGGCTTTTGCCGAACTCTGCATCACGAGGCAAATTATTACCGCAATCAAGACAGCCACCCGTCAAAAGCATATTCCACTCAATTCGTATGTATCCTTAGACAAGCCTATTTTTGATGAAGAATCAGACCGAACGTTAATGGACGTTATCTCGGGATCAAAAATATTAAATCCTGAAGAGTTGCTAATTAACCGTGAAAAATTTTCTAGCATCGAAGGGAAGATGGTCGAGTTATTAAGCGACTTGGAAAGAGAAGTTCTTTCTCTTTATCTAGACGGACGTTCTTATCAGGAAATTTCTGAAATGCTAAATCGACATGTGAAGTCTATTGACAATGCATTACAAAGAGTGAAACGTAAGCTTGAGCGCTATTTAGAAATCAAGGAATTCACTGTCTAATAATAAACCTTATTGACAGAAAGAAAGTTCCATGATACTTTTTATAGGATATTCAAACAAATTTAGATGAAATAAAAAGAGCAGGTGCGATAAAGGTGAAGAAAAGAATCTCTTTGGCTTGTGCAGTCTGTGGTTCACGCAATTATTCAACTGATGGAAGATCCGCATCGACAGTAAAGCGGCTAGAAATCAAAAAACATTGCAAACGCTGCAACGCACATACGATGCATAAAGAAACAAAATAATTTTATTTATTCGTGATTATCATTTTTATACAATTGTTGGAGGTACGTCCATGACAAGCTTAACTCAATTTTTTCACAATGTAAGCTCAGAAATGAGAAAAGTAAGCTGGCCGAAGCGAAAGGAACTAACTAATTATACTATTACAGTTATAACAACTGTTGTTATATTAGCCTTGTTTTTCGCGATAGCTGACCTAGGAATATCAAAAGTGATCCGCTTTTTATTGGATTTATAGATAATAAACAGCTTATTTTAACCTACATGCTTGTATAATATGCATCCTTACATGGTATAATAAAAGTTAAATAAAAATAT harbors:
- the rlmB gene encoding 23S rRNA (guanosine(2251)-2'-O)-methyltransferase RlmB encodes the protein MSEEWIAGKNPVIEALKSERDMNKIWISEGSQKGQMQVIIKLAKERKVLVQFVPKQKIDQMSKENHQGVIAQVAAYEYAEIDDLFKRAAEKGEDPFFLILDELEDPHNLGSILRSADAAGVHGIIIPKRRAVGLTATVAKLSTGAIEYVPVARVTNIARTIDDIKERGVWVFGTDAKESQDYRTMDSTLPLAIVIGSEGKGIGRLIRDKCDFRIHLPMAGHVTSLNASVAAALLMYEVHRKRHPLEG
- a CDS encoding NYN domain-containing protein, whose translation is MNILLVDGYNIIGAWPELVSLKNKDLSAARDRLIEIMGEYQGYTGFKVIIIFDAYEVRGLEKRYSNYKVEVIFTKVEETADERIEKLAIELNNIRTQVYVATSDFTEQWAIFGQGALRISARELLIEVENVERKIIGRVVKTRENAPTVKIPLSKEVAETFEKWRRGQK
- the sigH gene encoding RNA polymerase sporulation sigma factor SigH — encoded protein: MISNIKLEDDIRYELVEDEKLVELVHEGESDALDYLIKKYRNFVRAKARSYFLIGADREDIVQEGMIGLYKAIRDYKGDKLASFKAFAELCITRQIITAIKTATRQKHIPLNSYVSLDKPIFDEESDRTLMDVISGSKILNPEELLINREKFSSIEGKMVELLSDLEREVLSLYLDGRSYQEISEMLNRHVKSIDNALQRVKRKLERYLEIKEFTV
- the rpmG gene encoding 50S ribosomal protein L33, whose protein sequence is MKKRISLACAVCGSRNYSTDGRSASTVKRLEIKKHCKRCNAHTMHKETK
- the secE gene encoding preprotein translocase subunit SecE, whose amino-acid sequence is MTSLTQFFHNVSSEMRKVSWPKRKELTNYTITVITTVVILALFFAIADLGISKVIRFLLDL